Proteins encoded by one window of Maniola hyperantus chromosome 10, iAphHyp1.2, whole genome shotgun sequence:
- the LOC117986047 gene encoding uncharacterized protein, with the protein MANLKSDLDEYLLQNESRRSYKISLPFSTPSFFSRSNEETPTSSTSSTGTWFENVQKEYFTLSRTQRFMGFGSCLALGILCFILSFLYIPFLLLQARKFALLFTLGSVFFIFSFSFLYGPWAHMKSLFSKERAITTVLYGFTLVATLYCALHLQSTALTIICAVAQVLALMWMMLGSIPGGSSGARGFDEALTCNVCDRSFPTRRQLSDHQQKKRHFGCSACDSLFPSLMALEHHKEEFQHWSDSSCSHSESDDSDSCHEDRHRLL; encoded by the exons ATGGCGAACCTGAAGTCGGATTTGGATGAATACTTGCTACAAAACGAGAGTCGTCGGAGTTACAAAATTAGTTTACCATTTTCTACTCCTAGTTTTTTCTCTAGAAGCAATGAGGAAACTCCCACTAGCAGTACCAGCTCAACCGGAACTTGGTTTGAGAACGTACAGAAAGAATACTTTACCTTG AGTCGCACACAAAGGTTTATGGGATTCGGCTCATGCTTGGCGCTGGGAATCCTCTGCTTCATCCTATCGTTTTTATACATACCATTCCTACTTTTACAAGCCAGGAAATTTGCTCTTCTGTTCACGTTGGGAAGTGTCTTTTTCATATTTAG CTTTAGTTTTCTCTACGGACCTTGGGCACATATGAAGTCATTGTTTTCCAAGGAGCGAGCAATCACAACAGTATTATATGGGTTTACTCTAGTCGCAACTCTGTATTGTGCACTGCACTTGCAGAGCACCGCACTGACAATCATCTGTGCAGTTGCACAAGTCCTCGCCCTCATGTGGATGATGCTGGGCTCCATTCCCGGAGGGTCGTCTGGTGCGAGG ggttttg ATGAAGCACTCACATGCAACGTATGCGACCGGTCGTTTCCCACACGGCGTCAGCTCAGTGATCACCAACAGAAAAAAAGGCATTTTGG CTGCAGCGCGTGCGACAGCCTGTTCCCCTCGCTGATGGCGCTGGAGCACCACAAGGAGGAGTTCCAGCACTGGAGCGACTCGTCGTGCTCGCACAGCGAGAGCGACGACAGCGACTCGTGCCACGAGGACCGGCACCGCCTGCTCTAA